The DNA segment TTCATTTAGCAAAGTACAGAAGGAAATGATAGCTTCATTTTCAATCAAGATATACTGAATGGATATGTAGGAATCAAAGCAACCGCTAGAGCTCTGGAATCAGAGTTCTTTGAATTTGCACATTAAAATATTTATGACGGGTTATATGAAAATAATCTTACTGAATTTGTCTTCGATAGTACATTCATTGTTTTTTTTACCACATGTACTAAAGAAGAGAGTTCATGGCCGGTGCTCCAAGTTAAAGAGCCAGTCATGTTATAATAGCTACATAAATGTTCAAATATCTCGATTCTTAAAAAGGGTAGGTGACTTTGGTTATTTTTATTATCCTTGCTACTTGTTTCTTTTCCCTTAGGGGTGAAATGTCTGATGGATGGATATAGCTTCAGCTTGTTTTTATTCCTGCACCATTCTTCATTAATCATTGCTCACGCAATTTTACTATTTCAGGCCACAAAATGACTAATAGATTTCATAGATCTGAGTGATCATGATATTACTGACTTGAGCAGCAGCGATGACGAGACTGTTCAGGAGGATCATATTGCAACTCAGCACCGGGCGGCGTCGCTTGATAGGCAGACTATGCATGTCATGGATGGTGAAGGAATCCAAGATGTGCAGGCTGCGTTTGTTGCAGCTAGTGAAGGAAGGCAAGATGTGCAGGCTCTGTTTGCTGCAGCTAGTGAAGGAAGACAAGCGGCTGGGGATTGTGGACATGCTTTGGAAATCACCACATCGTCCTTGGTTACGGAAAAAGAACCTCTTGTTGCAGCTAGTGAAGGAAGCCAAGATGTGCAAGCTGTGCTTGTTGCAGCTCGTGAAGGAAGCCAAGATGTGCAGGCTGCGTTTGTTGCAGCTAGTGAAGGAAGCCAAGATGTGAAGGTTGTGCTTGTTGTAGCTACTGAAGGAAGTCAAGAAGCTGCTAACTCTGGAAATGGTTTGGAAGCTACAGCATTGTCTTTGGTTACTGAAAAAGCACCTCTTGATATGGCTGAATCGCACAACTGTCCTCGCTCTCCCACATCAGCGCCGTTCCCCAGTATATTCCTCTATCCCTTTCTCAGTACAGTTGTGTGTATCAAGCAAACATTGCAACAAATTATTATTATTTGAAGTGAACAGCACCCTTCCTAGAAAATAAATTAACATTGACCTTCTGCAGGCCCGACTTCTACCGTTCTGAAGGCTCCGACCTTTGAAGGTGGCGATGCAAAGCTGGTAAGAGGGAAGGTGAAGCGTCCCAGGAAGAACTACCACACTGGTACTCCTAGGACAAGTCCTAGGTTTGAACTGAAGCCTGAATGTCGGAACGGGCCTCTAGAAGAGCTGCCAGCCGAGGCACTGACCTCTGAAGGTGGCGACGCAGAGCTGGTGAGAGAGAAGATGCAACATCCTGGGAAGGATTACCATTCCGGCACTCCTGGGACAAGTCCTAGGTTTGAACCGAAGCGTGAATGTCATAACGGGCCTGTGAAAGAGCTGCCAGCCGAGGCTCTGACCTCTGAAGGTGGCAACGCAAAGCTGTTGAGAGGGAAGGTCAAGCATCCTCGGATGAACTACCATACCAGCACTCCTAGGATAAGTCCTAGGTTTGTACCGAAGCTTGAATGTCATAACAGGCCTGTGGAAGAGCTGCCAGCCAAGGCTCTGACCTCTGAAGGTGGCAATGAAGAGCTGGTGAGAGGGAAGCTGAAACATCCTAGGAAGAACTACCCTGCTGGCACTCCTAGGACAAGTCCTAGGTTTGAACCAAAGCGTGAATGTCATAACGGGTCTGTGGAAGAAATGCCAGCCAAGGTTCTGACCTCTGAAGGTGGTGATGCTGAGCTGGTGAGAGGGGAAGTGAAACTTTCTAGGAAGAACTACCATACCGGCACTCCTCGGACAAGTCCTAGGTTTGCAACAAAGCGTGGATGTCGTAACGGGTCTGTGGAAGAGCTGCCAGCTGAGGTTCTGACCTCTGATGGTGCTGATGCAGAGCTGGTTAGGGAGAAGGTGAAACATGCTAGGAAGGATTACCATACTGGCACTCCTAGGACAAGTCCTAGGTTTCAACTGAAGCGTGAACGTCACAAGGGGCCCGTGGAAGAACTGGCAGCCGATCACATGAGGTTCCGCACACTAGAAGAATTAATTGCCTCTCCTGACAATGCAGAATCTGCGAAGACCCCCTCTACCGACTCTCTGAACTAAGGTAGTTGACTGAATATGATGCCCATGAAACTTTCAAACTGTTGTTGCTCTAgattgtctcatgcatgtttatggAACCACCATTGTTGCATTAGTAGTGTGGCTGGAGCTCACAATTTGCCCCATGTATCTCAGAATTAATATTCCCATTGCACCAAATCCATCTAAACTGTAACTTGTGGCTGACTGTTGACTGCCATACTTCTGATGTTCATGTGCATTTCTGCGATATAATGTCTGACACACTGCTTCTAGTTAAAACCTCAGAAAGACTTTGAACTTGTTTTGTTTGTCATGCACATTTTGATGTACTTGGAAAAGGTACATGTCTGCTGCTATTTGGGACTTGAGAAAACTTTCAGATTGAAATTTGTGAAAGAAACTACACTTAAATTTGTGGAAAAAAAAGTGTGTTTGGTACATGAAGCCCGAAGCTATATTTTAGTTCTGTTCACAGATGAATTTACAATTGTGAAGGCTGAAGACCATCAGTACTTGAAGAATGTTGTTCCTTGGGAGTTGAGAAAACAACACCAGGCTGCAAGCTGAGATGTAAGTGTGCATTAATCATGTAACCAACCAGCAATAGGTTGAAAATTGTGAGCAACTGCAGTGTGAAATTTGTGAAAAACTCTGATTTTTATGTGGAGGTTGGGACTATATTTAGTTGTGTTCACTGGGGAATTTACAACTGTTGAAGGTTGAACAACTGTTGGAGGTTGGGACTGGAAGTATTTTCCTTTTGGCGAGGGTACTTGCTCGAAGTTCCGAGCCTGAGCATATCCTCTTATAATTTGTGAGCAACCGTAAGCATAATAATATTCTGAAGGCATATTGTCTGAAATCGTCTCATATTTTTCAAATAACTGATGATATTCAGGACAGGGGTGTTGTTGATATGGTTGGTTCAGAAACAAAGATATAACACACCAGGATTTATTTGAATCGTGAACGCTAACTTTTGGAGCATGCGATTTCTGTCTTGAAATTCCTTTTGGAACTACATAATCCAGGTTGctcagaagaaaaaaaaacaagcaCGCACAAGACTTGATGCTAACTATGAAGAGAAAATTGTAGACATGCCAGCTGCATGTAACGAAAACGGAAAGAGAGCAGGCAATGGTTAGTGAGCgtgaagaacttcattttcttTTACTTGTTCTTGTTAAGTGAACAACCGAGAGATATTTCAAAAAAAGAGGGAATGTTTTGCGCAGTTAGAAAAGATGTTAAATGCAGGATTTTTTCCCTAGAAATTTGACGTCTAAATCCTTTGGGGGAAAAGCTATGAGTGGACATTTTTTTTAAGTTTCAATTCTTTCCTTCTTCTTATCGAGATACATATTTCAATTCCTAGAACGGTTGAAAAGGGTAAAAAATAACACCAGCTAGATGTATAGAAGTAGTAGTTGAAAGAAGCTGATGCTAAGTGCATCTCCAAGGCAGACCCGTAAACCCCCGCGACAGTCTGAACCGCGCTGTTCGGACCGAGGAAGTCATCCAACGCGGTTGTATCGGCCCGCGGGGCGGTCCGGACGCGATTTCTcctgcaaaacaaagacaaaagtgGGGGAGGTTCGCGGGAGTCCGGACACGCGAAACGTACGAACTTGACACCCcaggcccacccaaaacccttcccGGACCCTGCAACTCCATCATCCTCATTTTCTCTCTTTATTTCTTTCTGTCTTGCCGTCGCCGTCGCTCCaccacgccacacccctgccgaaaATCTGCGTCTCCGTCACCCCCGGCGATCCAGCGGGGCTCCCCGCCGCTTCTCCTCTGTCTCCGTTCAACCCCCTGTCCCCCGACCGCCCCGCTAGGTACCATCATCTACGATGCCCGGCAACTGTTTGATGAGCCGCCGGAGCTGAAAACTATTGTCCATTCTTGTTTGTAGCAATGGATTCTgatttggagtacatatacaagCAGTATGTTGAGTCCTCCGGCGGCTCGTCGGACGAGGAGTACTCCGATGAGACGGCCATGATGCAGGCAGTCCTTGAAGACGCGGAGTGTGCGGAGGAGCATGTTCTTAGTTTCAAGGGCTtgatcaagggtcatcgagtggTCAACTGCAACAGGGCGCACGGGCATTTGACACTGTTGGCCAACTACTTTGCGCCCGATGCACTATTTGTTGACCATTTCCGCCGGCGTTTTCTGATGCGCAAGACTGTCTTCGATCGTTTGTACCATGGCGTCCGGTTCTATGATGACTATTTCATCCTGAAGAAGGACGTCGTGGGAACGATTGAATTCTCTGGCTACCAGAAGTGCACGGCCATACTCCAGATGCTTGCAGATGGCATGGCCGCTGATTTGTGGGACGAGTACCTAaggatgtctgagagcacatgtgaagatgccatggtcaggtttgcaactgCCGTGGTCGAGGTGTTCGGACCTTAGTACCCGAGAGAACCAACTATGACAGACACCGAGAGGCTCCTGGCAATCTCAGAAGCAAGAGGACGGCcaggtttgcttggatctcttgactgcatgcattggaaatggaagaattgcccgaAGGCTTTACAAGGGAAATATTAGGGTCATGTTAAGAAGTCCACCATCATTCTTAAAGCAGTTGCATCACAAGATCTTTGAATTTGGCATGCTTTTTTGGCATGCCCGGGTCTCACattgacatcaatgtgctgcaacGACCGTCGTTGTTTGCGAGGCTGATTGAAGAAAAAGCTCCTCGTTGCCACTATACTGTTAATGGGCATaagtacaacatgggctactatctggttgacgCTATCTATCCTTCATGGGCTACCTTTGTCATCACCATTTCAAACTCAGTTGGATATAAAAAGGttcactttgcccaaagacaagaagcagATAAAAAGGATGTCGAGAGGGCACTTGGAGTTCTTCAGGCCCATTTTGCAGTTGTTCGTGGACCTGCAAAACAATGGGATCCgaagaccttgtgggaggtgatgagaTGTTGTGTGATAACGCACACCATGATCCTCGAGGATGAGGTTGACGATGCTGCCATAGCTCTGGATTTTTTAACATGGGTGATCCTATGCAACTTCTGGACCAGAATCCGGCCACATTTGaggagtttattcaaatgcatcaacaaaatcGACATCGACCAAGTCACGAGCAGCTCAAGGAAGATTTGATTGAGCATCGATAGGTGGTGAAAGGGGACAACAATGTCGGGATGTaaaatatttgaactttttaaaattttaactagtgctgcatgcggctatttgaacTTTTGTGCCCTTTGCATGCGGCTACTTGATCGTGCGGACTGGAAAAAAACCTGGAAGGCCGAATGTAAGTGGTTGGATGTCGATCTCTTACATCcgtgttcgtggattagtccccaGGCCCCCCTCCCGAACAAGTAGTACGCAGGCCAGCACATGAGCTTCGTACAGGCGAGGCCGCGAGGGCACAGCGGATCGATCGGTCGATCGATTGTCCTCAGAGTTAGACGCACGAGCGCATGGCCGAGATCGTATCTGTATCTCCGCGTATACTGTGCTCATAATTGTAAGTAGGGAATGTAAAGATCGTCTAATCTCCTCGGTCCTTATTTTCCAAAAGCCCTAATCCAAGGTTCCTATCGCACGCCGCCAACAATCTCACATGGTGCCCCTGTCAAGTGAGCAGTTGGAGATTCCTTTGGTTGATGATGCTAAAGGGAAGGCAGCTGCAATTTCATGATGGTAGTGCTCAGTGTTCGTGTTGTCCACGCGGCTTTGGTCTTTTGAGTCGTAGAAGCGTTGATGGTTGTGGTTGTTGTGTGTTGGGAGCATTTGGCGGACCGTCTACGTGATTGTGAGAGTGAGTCGCTTTTGGAGTGTCACTTTTGTATCGGTTTTCGCACGGTTTTCCATAAATTAATTGGGCAATTATCTTTTTCTTAATTAATTGACGAGGCAATCCGTTTGcctcggttttgaaaaaaaaacatggtGCCCGCGCGCAATGAAGGTCATCGATTGATCTGCTGTAATCACACGAGTACATGCCCCCCGTCCGGCTTCCCACAATCTGCGTTCCACTGCTATGATGGACAATCATCTGCTCCTCTCGTCTGCAGCCTGCACATGCTTCCGTCGATCATGCCACCATCTACATGGAAGAGGTTTGTTGTTTTTCTAATTTTCCTACCCTGGGATGAATGCGCATGTACCAAGATGACTAGTATTCTAATGATTCAGTCATTATCTTGGACGGTAGTTATGCCAAAGCGTCCCCTGGTTGCATTAAGGGAGTCATCTTTACAAAGAATGAAGAGAACATCATTTTGCCGTGCTTCACGGTTACAATGATTGCATAATCAAATCACCTAAAACCATTGAGAGAACTTAACTAGACCCGGGTATACTATTTTTATGAATTTGCCTTCTTACCTTAAACCTTGGCTATTTTTGGTTCTCTAGTAGACTATATAATAAGTATGTTATTGCCAAATATACAATTTATATTATAACATTTTTGTTGCAATTAGAGAACTTTTCGCATGCTATAAGTCAGTCATGTTTTGTTTCTAGCTTTACCACTAACTATGATACAATCACGGAGATAAGCTATTTACAAAATTTTCAAGAGTAATACAGGTAGTTCACAAAGAAATTAATGTATGAAACTGGCATCAACCCTGTCATAAGAGACTTAGCATTGAGAATTAGAAGAAATTTTAAAAGTAATATATGTAACGTTATCTGATAGAAAACTTCATTGGTAATACTGATTATTGTTGTTATATTAGAGGGCCCCAAGTTTTTGTTTCGCCCCGGGCCCCGAAAATCTTAGGACCGGCCCTGTTAGTCCCCTTATCCGCGGACGGATGCAGGACGTTATTTGCAGGTTGCCGTTCAAGAGATGCCCTAATAGTACTACTTTTCCAGTTGAGCAAGACAAACGCCATCTTATTTGAAAGGACGTGAGGAGTAGTAAGATGGATGCATTTGGATTATATTGTGTAAAAAAAATCTGGCTCAACCCCCCCAAAATTAAAGAGATTCAATAACAAATCAGTCGGTTTCCCTTCTCTCCACGCCACACACGCAGCACTCCACTCCACTAGTACTGCCTCAGCTTGCTTGTGATGGATGGTGCAGAGTCCACAAGAGTAGAGGACGGGAGCTGACCGGCGTTAGCGAGAACCACGCAAAGTAGTCCTTTCCAACTGGATTGATTCGTTGCGGCATTCATATGATACGATACGATACGCAGCAGAGCACTTTTGCATGGAAACGACATAGCATTTTAGAGCATGTACAATGCTCCACATTCGACCAGTGCCCCAGCGCACCACATCAGCTCAAATGATCCACCTCATCCCAACCTGCTGCTTGCAGAGTGAAACGGGATCCTGCAGAGAAACCTGCTTTTTGACTGACAAAAGCCAACTTACAGGGTAAAAGCAAGAGGAAGATGAGCTCAGGCATAGGAAGACAAGTCACAGGAGAGAGCATCAGGTGTGAAAAACCTGAAGTGATGGGTCCCAGTGAGATGATGCCTGCGGTGGAACCTAGTTGTTTTCAAGTAGCTGCTTCGTACAATTCTACCTAGGTGGAGGATGGAGCAGCACCATACAGCTGCCCCCATTGCTCTTGCCCTTAGCCACCCACATAACCTGCAAAGCATTCTACTAGAGTAGCTTTAAAAGGAAAACTTGACCCTCCAAAGCAATGTGTGCACGACTGTCAACTGCTCGTGCTTGTCTCGTTGCCATGGTGGTGtcaggccaactccaatgcacgacttCAAACACACGACTTCGAACACACGTCTGTTTTATTTGGATTTCGTATGTTTGAGGACTGCCTACCTCATCTTGCTTGTGATGGATGGTGCAGAGTCCACATGAGTAGAGGATGGGAGCTGATCGGGCGTTAGCGAGAACCACGCAAAGCAGTCCTTTCCAACTGGATTGATTCGTTGGGGCATCCATATGATACGATACGCAGCAGAGCACTTTTGCTTGGAAACGACAGAGCATTTTAGAGCATTTACAATGCTCCACGTTTGACCAGTGCCCCAACGCACCACATCAGCTCAAATGCTCCACCTCATCCCAACCTACTGCTTGCAGAGTGAAATGGGATCCTGCATAGAAACCTGCTTCTTGACTGACAAAAGCCAACTTACAGGGTAAAAGAAAGAGGAAGATGAGCTCAGGCATAGGAAGACAAGTCACAGAAGAGAGGATCAGGTGTGAAAAAGCTGAAATGATGGGTCATAGTGAGATGATGCCTGCGGTGGATCCTAGTGGTTTCCAAGTAGCTACTTCATACAATTCTACCTAGGTGGAGTATGGAGCAGCACCATATAGCTGCCCCCATTGCTCTTGCCCTTAGCCACCCACATAACCTGCAAAGCATTCTACTAGAGTAGCTTTAAAAGGAAACCTTGACCCTCCAAAGCAATGTGTGCACGGCTGTCAACTGCTCGTACTTGTCTTGTTGCCATGGTGGTCtcaggccaactccaatgcacgacttCAAACACAGGTCCGTTTTATTTGGATTTCGTATGTTTGAGGACTGCCTACCTCAGCTTGCTTGTGATGGATGGTGCAGAGTCCACAGGAGTAGAGGATGCGAGCTGATCGGGCGTTAGCGAGAACCACGCAAAGTAGCCCTTTTCAACAGGATTGATTCGTTGGGGAATCCATACGATACGATACGTTACGCGGCAGAGCACTTTTGCATGGAAACAGCAGAGAATTTTATAGCATGTACAAGGCCCCATGTTCGACCAGTGCCCCAGCGCACCACATCAGTTCAAATGCTCCACCTCATCCCAACATGCTGCTTGCAGAGTGAAACGGGATCCTGTAGAGAAACCTGCTTCTTGACTGGCAAAAGCCAACTTACAGGGTAAAAGCAAGAGGAAGATGAGCTCAGTCATAGGAAGACAAGTCACAGGAGAGAGCATCAGGTGTGAAAAAGCTGAAGTGATGGGTCCAAGTGAGATGATGCCTGCGGTGgtccctcggtagcccccgaaccaggcttcaatgacgacgagtccggcgcgtagattgtcttcggcattgcgaggcgggttcttctccaaattccatatacttgtcgaatagtgtccggcttctgataaatgctgcgctccttggcttccacgcccaataatggccatcttccacgtgtcgaacgaatgcgaaaagccagggtatttttacacttcccccctagctgcgcaaatgagctgcctataaaaagagacgaggatctagatccgaatcacaccatctccCCTTCGCGAGGTTTCAccggagcgcctctgacaaaaaatccattctatcatggacagTCAacacggctcctcctctcgcgctcccatccccaagcctggggattgggagagatgctcagtcccgcatagcaagctagtgacgctccaaaccaagggatttcttcccccagccttcatggttccggttcgagccggactcgccacctataagggtggaaagcaagcggagatcgtcccgatccttccaaaggagagcgggtatgctttgtctcttatctgataagaggactcagatttccaatacatccgtttctccgggggctcctggagttctatggcctccagctgcatcaccttacgcctgcctccattctgcacatcgcgggcttcgtagccctttgcga comes from the Triticum aestivum cultivar Chinese Spring unplaced genomic scaffold, IWGSC CS RefSeq v2.1 scaffold58534, whole genome shotgun sequence genome and includes:
- the LOC123172337 gene encoding uncharacterized protein, translated to IDFIDLSDHDITDLSSSDDETVQEDHIATQHRAASLDRQTMHVMDGEGIQDVQAAFVAASEGRQDVQALFAAASEGRQAAGDCGHALEITTSSLVTEKEPLVAASEGSQDVQAVLVAAREGSQDVQAAFVAASEGSQDVKVVLVVATEGSQEAANSGNGLEATALSLVTEKAPLDMAESHNCPRSPTSAPFPSPTSTVLKAPTFEGGDAKLVRGKVKRPRKNYHTGTPRTSPRFELKPECRNGPLEELPAEALTSEGGDAELVREKMQHPGKDYHSGTPGTSPRFEPKRECHNGPVKELPAEALTSEGGNAKLLRGKVKHPRMNYHTSTPRISPRFVPKLECHNRPVEELPAKALTSEGGNEELVRGKLKHPRKNYPAGTPRTSPRFEPKRECHNGSVEEMPAKVLTSEGGDAELVRGEVKLSRKNYHTGTPRTSPRFATKRGCRNGSVEELPAEVLTSDGADAELVREKVKHARKDYHTGTPRTSPRFQLKRERHKGPVEELAADHMRFRTLEELIASPDNAESAKTPSTDSLN